From the Chitinophaga lutea genome, one window contains:
- a CDS encoding SMI1/KNR4 family protein produces the protein MNCLTDFQNILKNNGIAANPPVDKYQITAFESQNNVKIPHDFGLYLTTMNGFREGEMWGLSNLWPLHRIIPLTRLASLKEALSTNIKDALEKSCLYDSSASAENKIVNPSNNWSLPNADSFFIFGDYNVNSCYWAIKLSNSRGGNNIICIYDWGNTYHTVAGSFSDFIGKIVTEGGESLI, from the coding sequence ATGAATTGTCTTACCGACTTTCAGAATATTCTAAAAAATAATGGAATCGCTGCTAACCCGCCTGTTGATAAATATCAGATTACTGCATTTGAATCCCAAAACAATGTAAAGATTCCACATGACTTTGGGCTTTATCTGACTACAATGAATGGATTTCGCGAGGGAGAGATGTGGGGACTGTCAAATCTTTGGCCACTGCACAGGATAATTCCACTGACCAGGCTTGCAAGCCTGAAGGAAGCCCTGTCAACCAACATCAAAGATGCGCTTGAAAAAAGCTGCTTATATGACTCAAGTGCGTCGGCAGAAAATAAAATTGTAAACCCTTCGAATAACTGGTCACTTCCCAACGCCGATTCTTTTTTCATATTTGGCGACTATAACGTCAATAGCTGTTATTGGGCTATTAAGCTGTCAAATAGTAGAGGGGGCAACAATATCATATGTATTTACGATTGGGGAAATACTTATCATACTGTTGCAGGATCCTTTTCAGACTTCATAGGTAAAATCGTCACCGAAGGGGGAGAATCGTTGATTTAG
- a CDS encoding anti-sigma factor family protein — MNDHFADIFTETACPSQDQLLAYVEGKLSPAERHNVELHLQDCDLCSEAVEGLSAIQEKDKIPGWLREAKWNVLKKLRRKNHKRRKQDFYLFIGIVALVIILLAIGLYWAYHFSR; from the coding sequence AACCGCCTGCCCCTCGCAGGACCAGCTGCTGGCTTACGTAGAAGGCAAGCTCAGTCCCGCCGAGCGCCACAACGTGGAGCTGCACCTGCAGGACTGCGACCTGTGCAGCGAAGCGGTAGAAGGTTTATCGGCCATTCAGGAGAAAGACAAGATACCCGGCTGGCTGCGGGAAGCCAAATGGAACGTGCTGAAGAAACTGCGCCGCAAAAACCACAAACGCCGGAAGCAGGATTTTTATTTGTTCATCGGCATCGTGGCGCTGGTGATTATCCTGCTGGCGATAGGGTTGTACTGGGCGTATCATTTTTCGCGGTAG
- a CDS encoding nucleoside deaminase, translating into MYQIGEREKKFMAMAVELSKKGMQGGDGGPFGAIVVQGDEIVGEGWNQVLAHNDPTAHAEVVAIRNACTKLRTFQLTDCEIFTSCEPCPMCLGAIYWARPQRVFFANTKEEAAAIAFDDSFIYREIEVPHHDKKIPFIPMPTESAREVFKLWEGKGDKHLY; encoded by the coding sequence ATGTACCAGATCGGAGAAAGAGAAAAGAAGTTTATGGCGATGGCCGTCGAATTGTCGAAGAAAGGCATGCAGGGCGGCGACGGCGGCCCCTTCGGCGCGATTGTGGTGCAGGGCGACGAGATCGTGGGGGAGGGCTGGAACCAGGTTCTGGCGCACAACGACCCCACGGCCCACGCGGAAGTGGTGGCTATCCGTAACGCCTGCACGAAACTGCGGACTTTCCAGCTGACGGACTGCGAAATATTCACTTCCTGCGAGCCCTGCCCGATGTGCCTCGGCGCCATCTACTGGGCCCGCCCCCAAAGGGTGTTCTTCGCCAATACCAAAGAAGAAGCCGCCGCCATCGCATTCGACGACTCGTTCATTTACCGCGAAATAGAAGTGCCTCACCACGATAAAAAAATCCCTTTCATCCCCATGCCTACCGAATCGGCAAGGGAAGTGTTTAAATTATGGGAAGGGAAGGGGGATAAACATTTGTATTGA